Proteins from one Synechococcales cyanobacterium CNB genomic window:
- a CDS encoding Gfo/Idh/MocA family oxidoreductase, translating to MNETDRRTFIKQSAGAMAAVALLPELGLARPVRLHEPVTVGVIGAGRQGRAILGELQKMEGVSIGAICDLDERRLDAGVRRSQGAEGFADYRAMLDRRADVKAVVIATPTHLHRDIALAALAAGRHVYCETPLAHTVEDCQAIARAARGSSGVFYSGLQGRSNPVYKLAWTFFRSEAVRDPVAMRAQSNRKNSWRTPAPDPARDREFNWRLDPAVSLGLAGEQGTQQFDVFHWYLGAYPVRARGGGSIRLHADGREVYDTIHCGLDFESGVHLHYEATLASTYGGEYEVLHGTNASMWLAWTHGWMFKESDAPTQGWEVYANRQRFHNDQGITLIAEATKLAAQGKLQEGIGLPNAPLYYALGDFLRSVSEGAPVVCGADEGARASIVGILANRAVVSGGTVEIDPALLKGG from the coding sequence ATGAACGAAACGGATCGTCGGACTTTCATCAAGCAGAGCGCGGGGGCGATGGCGGCGGTCGCGCTGCTGCCCGAACTGGGCCTGGCCCGCCCCGTGCGCCTGCACGAGCCGGTCACGGTCGGCGTGATCGGCGCGGGCCGGCAGGGGCGCGCCATCCTCGGCGAACTCCAGAAGATGGAGGGCGTGAGCATCGGCGCGATCTGCGACCTCGACGAGCGCAGGCTGGACGCAGGCGTGCGCCGTTCGCAGGGGGCCGAGGGCTTCGCCGACTACCGCGCCATGCTGGACAGGCGGGCGGACGTGAAGGCAGTCGTAATCGCGACGCCGACGCACCTGCACCGTGACATCGCGCTGGCCGCGCTGGCGGCGGGGCGGCACGTCTACTGCGAAACGCCGCTGGCGCACACCGTGGAGGACTGCCAGGCGATCGCTCGCGCGGCCCGCGGCTCGTCGGGCGTGTTCTACTCCGGGCTGCAGGGCAGGTCGAACCCGGTCTACAAGCTGGCCTGGACGTTCTTCCGCTCCGAGGCCGTGCGCGACCCCGTGGCGATGCGGGCGCAGAGCAACCGCAAGAACTCGTGGCGCACCCCTGCGCCAGACCCGGCCCGCGATCGCGAGTTCAACTGGCGGCTGGACCCGGCGGTCTCGCTCGGGCTGGCAGGCGAGCAGGGAACGCAGCAGTTCGACGTCTTCCACTGGTACCTCGGGGCGTACCCGGTGCGGGCGCGCGGGGGCGGGTCCATCCGCCTGCACGCCGACGGGCGCGAGGTCTATGACACCATCCACTGCGGCCTGGATTTCGAGAGCGGCGTCCACCTGCACTACGAGGCGACGCTGGCCAGCACCTACGGCGGCGAGTACGAGGTGCTTCACGGCACGAACGCCTCGATGTGGCTGGCGTGGACGCACGGGTGGATGTTCAAGGAGTCCGACGCTCCGACACAGGGATGGGAGGTCTACGCGAACCGGCAGCGCTTCCACAATGACCAGGGCATCACGCTCATCGCCGAGGCCACCAAGCTCGCCGCGCAGGGCAAGCTGCAGGAGGGGATCGGGCTGCCGAACGCGCCGCTGTATTACGCGCTGGGCGACTTCCTGCGGAGCGTGAGCGAGGGCGCGCCGGTCGTGTGCGGGGCGGATGAGGGAGCGCGGGCGAGCATCGTCGGAATCCTGGCGAACCGGGCGGTGGTCTCCGGCGGGACGGTCGAGATCGACCCCGCGCTGCTGAAGGGGGGATGA
- a CDS encoding FAD:protein FMN transferase, with protein MGTRFEVVLWGDEAPRLRACAEAALERIAELERRYSRFRPDSVLSFVNAHAGDRPVGIDADTFELLAACARAWLDSGGAFDPTIGPLMRAWGFHGEPGDVQAAAACVGMDGVRLHDAARTVRFTRPGMSLDLGGIAKGQALDEAAAIVREAGVSCGLLHGGTSTVVAIGSPPGEAGWVVEVRGSPYRVVLNDRAMSVSEPSGRVVVRDGRRLGHVLDPRNGTPVDGARLACVVGQSAMETDAWSTALLVLGARPSGMPRQLTTLLPQQGGAWAVEGPDERLFWRSEKAERAEQE; from the coding sequence ATGGGCACGCGGTTCGAGGTCGTCCTGTGGGGCGATGAAGCGCCGCGCCTGCGGGCGTGCGCCGAGGCCGCGCTGGAACGCATCGCGGAACTGGAGCGGCGCTACAGCCGGTTCCGGCCTGACAGCGTGCTCTCGTTCGTGAACGCGCACGCGGGCGACCGGCCGGTCGGCATCGACGCGGACACGTTCGAGCTGCTCGCGGCGTGCGCCCGCGCGTGGCTTGACTCGGGCGGCGCGTTCGACCCGACCATCGGCCCGCTCATGCGCGCATGGGGCTTCCACGGCGAGCCGGGCGACGTGCAGGCCGCGGCGGCGTGCGTGGGGATGGACGGCGTGCGGCTGCATGATGCCGCGAGAACCGTTCGGTTCACGCGCCCGGGCATGTCGCTGGACCTCGGCGGCATCGCCAAGGGACAGGCGCTCGACGAGGCCGCTGCAATCGTGCGCGAGGCGGGAGTCTCGTGCGGCCTGCTGCACGGCGGAACGAGCACGGTCGTCGCGATCGGATCGCCTCCCGGCGAGGCGGGCTGGGTCGTCGAAGTGCGAGGCAGCCCGTACAGGGTTGTACTGAACGATCGGGCGATGTCCGTGTCTGAGCCGTCGGGGCGGGTCGTGGTTCGTGACGGGAGACGGCTGGGACACGTCCTGGATCCTCGGAACGGCACGCCGGTGGATGGCGCTCGGCTGGCGTGCGTGGTGGGGCAGAGCGCGATGGAGACGGACGCCTGGTCCACCGCGCTGCTCGTGCTTGGCGCGAGGCCCTCGGGGATGCCGCGGCAACTCACGACGCTCCTGCCGCAACAAGGGGGGGCCTGGGCCGTCGAGGGGCCGGATGAGCGGCTATTCTGGCGGTCAGAAAAGGCCGAGCGTGCGGAGCAGGAGTGA
- a CDS encoding Gfo/Idh/MocA family oxidoreductase, producing the protein MSLFGGEAPLSGESRGARAVWRRGGFCGVGCGRLWVQASAGLAAASRPACAGLRSTGDIAMATDRSGFASFVPESRRSFLTKTAALAGAATALGSVGPAYAGRPIPRAARRTPVGDGEPIRIAIVGPGGMGTGHADRLAFFNKEGMESLKIAALCDVCDVRAQDAAKMLDERYGMKVETICRDHKEIMARDDIHAVLVATTEHWHGPIAEDAIKSGKDVYCEKPMTLRLDEALRLHDVVKANPEIIFQVGTQHIMYPKYVAAQKVIAEGTLGKALWSQTSYCRNTPTGEWNYYSLDNRWKPGENLDWERWCGHLGAVPWDPKIYARWRRYRAYSTGIIGDLLVHEATPLLMSLGAGWPTRVVATGGHYIDKDMENHDQVNLNVEFEGGHTMIIAGSTNNETGLPSMIRCQKANIFLNGPHCTVRPESKFASEIDPFEIKSEDIGDPQNALRLDWLNSIRTRKPNRSQVDLATKMMVIVDLATRSLWDGAAYEYDPQTRRVKRL; encoded by the coding sequence ATGTCCCTGTTCGGGGGCGAAGCACCCCTTTCGGGAGAAAGCCGGGGGGCCCGGGCTGTTTGGCGTCGGGGTGGCTTTTGTGGGGTCGGGTGTGGTAGGCTGTGGGTTCAGGCGTCGGCGGGTCTGGCCGCGGCGTCTCGGCCCGCGTGTGCGGGCCTCCGGAGCACAGGGGATATCGCCATGGCGACCGATCGAAGCGGGTTTGCGTCGTTCGTTCCTGAGTCTCGTCGTTCGTTCCTGACCAAGACGGCCGCGCTGGCCGGGGCCGCGACGGCACTGGGGAGCGTGGGGCCGGCGTACGCGGGGCGGCCGATCCCTCGCGCGGCGCGCCGGACGCCCGTCGGTGATGGCGAGCCGATCCGCATCGCCATCGTCGGCCCGGGCGGCATGGGTACCGGGCACGCCGACCGGCTCGCGTTCTTCAACAAGGAGGGGATGGAGAGCCTGAAGATCGCCGCGCTCTGCGACGTGTGCGACGTGCGGGCGCAGGACGCGGCCAAGATGCTCGACGAGCGCTACGGGATGAAGGTCGAGACGATCTGCCGCGACCACAAGGAGATCATGGCCCGCGACGACATCCACGCGGTCCTCGTGGCGACGACCGAGCACTGGCACGGCCCGATCGCGGAGGACGCGATCAAGTCCGGCAAGGACGTCTACTGCGAGAAGCCGATGACGCTCCGGCTCGACGAGGCCCTGCGGCTGCACGACGTGGTGAAGGCGAACCCGGAGATCATCTTCCAGGTCGGCACCCAGCACATCATGTACCCGAAGTATGTTGCGGCACAGAAGGTCATCGCGGAGGGGACGCTGGGCAAGGCGCTCTGGAGCCAGACGTCGTACTGCCGCAACACGCCGACGGGCGAGTGGAACTACTACTCGCTGGACAACCGCTGGAAGCCGGGCGAGAACCTGGACTGGGAGCGGTGGTGCGGGCACCTCGGCGCGGTGCCGTGGGACCCGAAGATCTACGCGAGGTGGCGCCGGTACCGGGCGTACTCGACGGGGATCATCGGCGACCTGCTGGTGCACGAGGCAACGCCGCTGCTCATGTCGCTGGGCGCCGGTTGGCCGACGCGCGTTGTGGCCACCGGCGGGCACTACATCGACAAGGACATGGAGAACCACGACCAGGTCAACCTGAACGTGGAGTTCGAGGGCGGGCACACCATGATCATCGCCGGCTCCACGAACAACGAGACCGGACTGCCCTCGATGATCCGCTGCCAGAAGGCCAACATCTTCCTCAACGGCCCGCACTGCACCGTGCGCCCCGAGTCCAAGTTCGCCTCCGAGATCGACCCCTTCGAGATCAAGAGCGAGGACATCGGCGACCCGCAGAACGCGCTGCGGCTGGACTGGCTCAACAGCATCCGCACCCGCAAGCCCAACCGCAGCCAGGTCGACCTCGCCACGAAGATGATGGTCATCGTGGACTTGGCGACGCGCTCGCTGTGGGACGGCGCAGCGTACGAGTACGACCCTCAGACGCGGAGGGTCAAGCGTCTCTAG